Within the Novosphingobium pentaromativorans US6-1 genome, the region GGTCCAGCACCGCGAGATATTCGTCGTAGAACTCGACGATCTTTTCGGCTTCGAGTTGCTCGAGGTCGGCGATGTGCTGGTAGAGTTTGCGGAACTGCCCGAAGTGGCGCTCCTGGTTCATGGACATGAAAGCCGTGAGCTGCACGAAGCCGGGATAGACCTTGCGCCCGGCGCCCTTGTAGCGCCACGGGACCGGGTAGATCAGGTTGTCCTCGAACCAGGAATAGGGCTGGCTGGTCGCCAGTTCGTTGACGATTGTCGGCGATTCGCGGGTGTCGATCGGGCCGCCCATCAGCGACATAGAGCGGGGCTGGCAGGGATCGTCGTTCTGGGCCATCACCGCCACGGCAGCGAGGACCGGGACGCAGGGCTGGCAGACGGCAAGGACATGCGCGCCCTGGCCCAGTTCCTGCAGGAAGCGGATCACGTAGTCGACATATTCGTCGAAACCGAACCGGCCATCGCTCATGGGAATGTCGCGGGCATTCTTCCAATCGGTTATGTAAACGTCGTGATCGCGCAGGAGGGTTGCAATCGTGCTGCGCAGGAGCGTGGCAAAGTGGCCCGACAGCGGCGCGACGACGAGGATCTTGGGTTGCGGTGCGACGACTTCGTCCTTGGCGAAGTGCAGCAGGTTGCCGAAAGGCATGTCCAGCGTCACTTCCTCCCGCACCGAAACCTCGCGGTTCCCGGAGAGGACCCGGCCGATGCCGTAAGGCGGCCGCTTATGGGTGATCGCGGTCGTATTGAACACTTCCGCAAGTGCGAAAAACCGCCGCGTCATCGGTGCCGACGAAGCATGACCGAGAAACTTGTTCCGGAAGCTGGTCGCCAGCAGCGATCCCATGCGCGCAGGTGCAAGCATGTCGCAATACGCCTGGTATGCGTGGTAAAGCATTGCTTGCGTCTACCCCTCGTTGTTTCGCCCGGCGCCTTTCTGATAACAGAATCGCATTCGAGCTGGATTCATGCTGCGCTGCATCATAAACATATGCAAGCGAAAGCAGGCATTGGAGGCGGCGACCATGAATGAGACAGCCCCGACGACAGCGAAACTCACGATTTCCAGCAAGACCTATTCGGCATGGTCGTTGCGCGGTTGGCTCCTTTGCCGACTGGCCGGTCTGGAAGTGGAGGAGCGCAAGGTCGCCAACGATGCGGCGAACCGCGCCGAACTGCTGCTCCTGTCACCATCCGTGCTGGTGCCCCGGCTCAACTACAATGGCGCAAGTGTCTGGGATACCCTGGCAATTGCCGAATTCCTGAACGAGCAGTTCCCCGAAGCCGGGCTGCTGCCCGCAGATCCGATCGCGCGGGCCCTGTGCCGCTCGATCTCGGGTGAAATCCATTCGGGCTTCAGCAACCTTCGCTCCGCCCTGCCGATGAACCTCAAGGTCAGGCATGAGAGCTTTCCCGTGTTCTCGGGCGCCAGGCCTGACATCGAGCGAATCGAGTCGATCTGGCAGGATTGCCTTGAACGCTTTGGCGGCCCGTTCCTGTTCGGCGGGCATCCGACCATGGCCGATGCGATGTACGCTCCCGTTGCGACGCGCTTCATCACTTACGCCGTCCCGCTCGCACCCGAGTGCGCAGCCTACTGCGACACGATCTTCGAGTGGGCACCGATGCAGGAATG harbors:
- a CDS encoding polyhydroxyalkanoate depolymerase — protein: MLYHAYQAYCDMLAPARMGSLLATSFRNKFLGHASSAPMTRRFFALAEVFNTTAITHKRPPYGIGRVLSGNREVSVREEVTLDMPFGNLLHFAKDEVVAPQPKILVVAPLSGHFATLLRSTIATLLRDHDVYITDWKNARDIPMSDGRFGFDEYVDYVIRFLQELGQGAHVLAVCQPCVPVLAAVAVMAQNDDPCQPRSMSLMGGPIDTRESPTIVNELATSQPYSWFEDNLIYPVPWRYKGAGRKVYPGFVQLTAFMSMNQERHFGQFRKLYQHIADLEQLEAEKIVEFYDEYLAVLDLTAEFYLETIDKVFQRALLAKGELEHRGRRVDCSAIRKTALLTVEGERDDICAVGQTAAAHFLCSSLRPHLKRHHLQPGVGHYGIFSGSRWERQVYPQVRNLVLAMS
- a CDS encoding glutathione S-transferase, with translation MNETAPTTAKLTISSKTYSAWSLRGWLLCRLAGLEVEERKVANDAANRAELLLLSPSVLVPRLNYNGASVWDTLAIAEFLNEQFPEAGLLPADPIARALCRSISGEIHSGFSNLRSALPMNLKVRHESFPVFSGARPDIERIESIWQDCLERFGGPFLFGGHPTMADAMYAPVATRFITYAVPLAPECAAYCDTIFEWAPMQEWIAAAKAEPEEMEELEVEF